The following coding sequences are from one Stigmatopora nigra isolate UIUO_SnigA chromosome 10, RoL_Snig_1.1, whole genome shotgun sequence window:
- the magi1b gene encoding membrane-associated guanylate kinase, WW and PDZ domain-containing protein 1b isoform X1 has protein sequence MSNPALRKNHWTSRLNECSVSKDAHGDLNVPLRGGAEKGEFAFIAPLKQNQVLYNSGQLNDGELLLEVENLPVSGLPMYDVQTFIKNCKGPIRLKAVRPGNKLTKDLKHYLSQRFQKSSADHELQQIIRDNLYRHAVPCTTRLPREGEVPGVDYNFLSVQAFLELEKSGTLLEIGTYDGNYYGTPKPPLQPPGGKVITNSSGGDATRPDGLSGSLPGSQESTPRRTKSYNDMHNAGIVPGELPLEDDEDLPDMISSYTGESSDLDEIHRSVRPFTPRQSDPSYLGINPLPPATTESTQQTHPNLSHPPPEDPQGPLPDNWEMAYTENGEVYFIDHNTKTTSWIDPRCLDKPQKPLEECEDDEGVHTEELDNDPELPPGWEKIDDPVYGVYYVDHINRKTQYENPVLEAKKRRQVDQQQPQPQSQQPPEEWIEDSTFAGAPLTSYTANHQETYRDPSTGPTVPMGQKRGKPFFTRNRSELKGTFINTKLKKSRRGFGFTVVGGDEPDEFLQIKSLVLDGPAALDGKMETGDVIVSVNDTCVLGYTHAQVVKIFQSIPIGSMVNLELCRGYPLPFDPDDPNTSLVTSVAILDNKDPIIVNGQEASNNTYELPPSHSSQNSIVGSINGGVALNGLPRPHSPSVEVASDTSSQHGYPSDVVTLASSIATQPELITVHMEKGDKGFGFTIADSLGGGGQRVKQIVDYPRCRGLREGDIIVEVNKRNVQSMSHNQVVDLLSKCPKGSEVTMLVQRGVVPTKKSPKLDDFEMAPPYRDYTRMQLSRKDSQNSSQHSVSSHRSAHTDSPLHSSLGPPHSESVAPPVPSQPLPGLPPQDSLADGTITRKPDPFKIWAQSRSMYESRLPDFQEQDIFLWRKDTGFGFRILGGNEEGEPIYIGHIVKYGAADEDGRLRSGDELISVDGTAVVGKSHQLVVQLMQQAAKQGHVNLTVRRKTSYAVKAEGDVPPSPASSHHSSTQAPSLTEEIGKRTPQGSQNSLNTVSSGSGSTSGIGSGGGPGGSANAVVAVPAATTSTQPPNLTSSAPVSALQPYDVEIRRGENEGFGFVIVSSVSRPEAGTTFASNACVAMPHKIGRIIEGSPADRCGKLKVGDRILAVNQCSITNKSHSDIVNLIKEAGNTVTLRIIPGDESSNASLLTNAEKIATITTTHTGQQQAAPEARNNTKPKQESFDFKAPQAPPPQPPTQVSAQDSEFYSVDLDRDSKGFGFSLRGGREYNMDLYVLRLAEDGAAVRNGKMRVGDEILEINGESTKGMKHSRAIELIKSGGRRVHLVLKRGDGSVPEYDGTPNDNSTTTGLQNAAEVNSLPFNEPSEQSLTPEPQNSSRRRKEATHQSSGTGKHHSHHRHRSPHKKSGTGKHKRTKSPRKVNSLFKKKKDEKGKSGQRHHSRGHHHGRRRSPEKGYKRSRSAENALDGRHGGGHRHGRSPERHRGHNTRHRSPRRSPYRSPRGSPYRSPRGSPYRSPRRSPYRSPPRYRSPNRSRHRSPNRRHAHSHDPYRRYNSPQRAGPRGNEKPAPVEAVLKEPSRSPEPSLNFEDTILREPPALVRLNRVAGEERPFVNDSLLTRASTMERAFGGDSLLRDISRNPRDNYRNASLPRVRTPDSDLAYNRYSSLLRGRSPERADRNYRSQDSTPEPPRSRSLGRDISPIRSPRREDSEDEEDDDFFVAQKVKEYYSTIKSNNSRPAQPFVPEPKKTYKDSPRDLSI, from the exons GTACAACCCGACTCCCTCGTGAAGGAGAAGTCCCTGGTGTGGACTACAACTTTCTATCAGTTCAAGCCTTTTTGGAGTTAGAGAAGAGTGGAACCTTGTTGGAAATAGGAACATATGACG GAAACTATTATGGGACACCCAAGCCGCCGTTGCAGCCCCCTGGTGGGAAAGTGATTACCAATAGCAGCGGTGGTGATGCCACACGGCCAGACGGGCTCAGCGGTAGCCTGCCAGGCTCGCAAGAATCCACGCCCCGACGCACCAAGTCCTACAATGACATGCACAATGCTGGAATAGTGCCTGGAGAACTACCGctggaggacgacgaggaccTCCCTGACATGATCAGTAGCTATACAG GAGAATCAAGTGATTTAGACGAGATTCATCGCTCGGTGAGACCCTTCACCCCTCGCCAGAGTGACCCCTCCTACCTTGGGATAAACCCCTTACCACCGGCCACCACGGAGAGCACTCAGCAGACACACCCTAACCTGAGCCATCCTCCCCCGGAGGACCCTCAGGGACCCCTGCCTGacaactgggagatggcctacaCAGAGAATGGAGAGGTCTATTTTATAGA CCACAATACAAAGACCACCTCTTGGATAGACCCTCGTTGCCTGGACAAACCTCAAAAACCGCTGGAAGAATGTGAAGATGATG AAGGTGTTCATACGGAGGAGCTGGACAATGATCCGG AGCTTCCACCCGGATGGGAGAAAATAGATGATCCGGTGTACGGGGTCTACTATGTTGA TCATATCAACAGGAAGACCCAGTATGAGAACCCTGTACTGGAGGCTAAGAAACGTAGGCAAGTGGACCAGCAACAGCCTCAACCACAAAGCCAGCAGCCACCTGAAG AATGGATTGAGGATTCGACATTTGCTGGGGCACCTCTAACAAGTTATACTGCCAACCACCAAGAGACCTACAGGGACCCTTCTACTGGACCTACAGTGCCAATGGGACAAAAAC gtgGAAAACCTTTCTTTACCCGAAACCGATCTGAACTGAAGGGAACTTTCATCAATACCAAGCTGAAAAAGAGCCGGAGAGGTTTCGGTTTCACTGTAGTGGGAGGCGACGAGCCAGACGAATTCCTGCAAATCAAGAGTCTTGTCCTTGATGGACCCGCCGCCCTTGACGGCAAAATGGAGACAG GTGACGTGATAGTGAGTGTCAATGACACGTGTGTGCTTGGCTACACCCATGCACAAGTTGTAAAGATCTTCCAGTCAATTCCAATTGGCTCAATGGTCAACTTGGAGCTGTGCCGGGGTTACCCACTCCCCTTTGATCCCGATGACCCCAACACAAGCTTGGTTACCTCAGTCGCCATTCTCGACAACAAGGATCCCATCATTGTCAATGGGCAAGAGGCCTCCAACAATACCTACGAATTGCCACCTAGTCACAGCAGTCAGAACAGCATCGTTGGCTCAATTAACGGCGGGGTGGCCCTCAATGGCCTCCCGCGACCTCACAGCCCCTCTGTGGAAGTGGCCTCGGACACCTCATCCCAACATGGCTACCCTAGTGATGTGGTCACGCTGGCCTCCTCCATTGCAACACAACCAGAGCTCATAACTGTACACATGGAGAAAGGAGACAAGGGCTTCGGCTTCACCATCGCCGATAGCCTCGGAGGGGGAGGCCAAAGAGTGAAACAAATTGTGGACTATCCGCGCTGTCGTGGACTCCGAGAAGGAGACATCATCGTGGAGGTGAACAAGAGGAATGTGCAGAGTATGTCTCACAACCAGGTGGTTGACTTACTCAGCAAGTGTCCCAAAGGCAGCGAAGTCACCATGTTGGTGCAGAGAG GAGTGGTGCCTACAAAGAAGAGCCCAAAACTG gATGATTTTGAGATGGCCCCTCCATACAGAGATTACACTAGGATG CAATTGTCAAGGAAAGACAGCCAGAACAGCTCACAGCACAGTGTTTCCAGCCACCGGAGTGCCCACACAGACTCACCTTTACACTCCTCCCTGGGACCCCCGCACAGCGAGAGCGTCGCTCCTCCAGTACCTTCGCAGCCCCTTCCGGGTCTTCCACCCCAGGACTCCCTGGCCGACGGGACCATCACGAGAAAACCTGATCCCTTTAAGATTTGGGCCCAGTCCAGGAGCATGTATGAAAGTAGGC TTCCAGACTTCCAGGAGCAGGATATTTTCCTCTGGAGGAAGGACACAGGGTTTGGGTTCAGAATTCTCGGAGGAAACGAGGAAGGAGAACCC ATATACATTGGCCACATTGTGAAGTACGGCGCTGCAGACGAGGATGGCCGCTTGAGATCTGGAGATGAGCTCATAAGTGTGGATGGCACAGCTGTGGTTGGCAAATCGCACCAATTGGTGGTGCAACTGATGCAGcaggcagccaagcagggtcaCGTCAACCTCACTGTGCGACGCAAAACTAGCTACGCCG TTAAAGCTGAGGGAGACGTACCCCCATCCCCCGCTTCATCCCACCATAGTAGCACCCAGGCACCGAGCCTGACAGAAGAGATAGGAAAGCGAACGCCACAAGGCAGCCAGAACTCCCTCAACACAGTTAGTTCAGGCAGCGGTTCCACCTCTGGCATTGGCAGCGGTGGAGGTCCTGGGGGTAGTGCTAACGCTGTGGTCGCCGTGCCAGCTGCCACCACCTCGACCCAGCCACCCAACTTAACCTCCAGCGCCCCAGTCTCTGCCCTGCAGCCTTATGATGTAGAGATCCGCCGCGGTGAGAACGAGGGATTTGGATTCGTCATTGTGTCTTCAGTGTCACGGCCTGAGGCTGGGACCACCTTTG CTAGCAATGCATGTGTGGCCATGCCTCACAAAATAGGGCGGATCATTGAGGGAAGCCCTGCAGACCGCTGTGGGAAACTGAAGGTTGGAGATCGCATTCTGGCCGTGAACCAATGCTCCATCACCAACAAATCCCACTCAGACATTGTCAACCTCATCAAGGAAGCCGGGAATACTGTTACACTGCGCATCATTCCTGGAGATG AGTCATCAAATGCATCTTTATTGACCAATGCGGAGAAAATTGCCACTATCACCACCACTCACACGGGCCAGCAGCAGGCAGCACCAGAGGCCAG GAACAATACTAAACCAAAACAAGAGTCATTTGATTTTAAAGCCCCTCAAGCGCCTCCCCCACAACCCCCAACACAAGTCTCAGCCCAG GATTCAGAGTTTTACTCTGTAGACTTGGACAGAGATAGCAAAGGCTTCGGCTTCAGTCTGCGGGGAGGAAGAGAATACAACATGGACCTTTACGTACTGAGACTTGCTGAGGATGGAGCAGCTGTCCGCAACGGGAAAATGAGG GTTGGCGATGAGATCTTAGAGATCAATGGCGAGAGCACTAAGGGCATGAAGCATTCCCGAGCTATCGAGCTCATCAAGAGTGGCGGGCGACGTGTCCATCTGGTGCTGAAGAGAGGTGATGGCTCAGTGCCGGAATATG ACGGCACCCCTAACGACAACAGCACAACCACAGGGTTACAAAACGCTGCGGAAGTGAACTCTCTGCCCTTCAATGAGCCGTCGGAACAAAGTCTCACCCCAGAACCCCAAAACTCATCCCGGAGAAGGAAGGAGGCCACTCATCAATCTTCAGGCACTGGCAAACATCATTCTCATCACCGCCACCGCTCTCCTCACAAGAAAAGCGGCACAGGAAAACACAAAAGGACAAAATCTCCCAGAAAGGTCAATAGCCTTTTTAAGAAGAAGAAGGATGAAAAGGGAAAATCTGGCCAGCGACATCATTCTAGAGGGCACCACCACGGTCGCCGCCGCTCTCCTGAAAAGGGGTACAAACGGTCTCGCAGCGCAGAGAACGCTCTGGATGGCCGTCACGGTGGGGGGCACCGCCACGGTCGCTCCCCCGAAAGACACCGTGGTCACAACACTCGCCACCGCTCTCCTCGTCGCTCCCCATACCGTTCACCTCGAGGCTCCCCATACCGCTCGCCTCGAGGCTCCCCATACCGTTCGCCTCGGCGCTCCCCTTACCGCTCACCTCCCCGTTACAGATCACCCAATCGCTCTCGCCACCGTTCCCCCAACCGACGCCATGCTCACTCCCACGACCCTTACCGTAGATACAACTCCCCGCAGAGAGCTGGGCCGCGGGGCAACGAGAAGCCGGCTCCGGTCGAGGCGGTATTGAAGGAGCCGTCTAGGTCTCCTGAACCGAGCCTCAATTTTGAAGACACCATCCTGCGTGAACCCCCCGCCCTCGTCCGTCTCAACAGGGTGGCCGGGGAAGAGCGCCCTTTTGTGAATGATAGCCTCCTGACGAGAGCTTCCACTATGGAGAGAGCCTTTGGCGGGGACAGCCTGCTGAGGGACATTTCCCGTAACCCCAGAGACAACTACAGAAACGCCTCCCTGCCTAGAGTCCGCACCCCTGACTCTGACTTGGCTTACAACAGATACAGCTCGCTGCTAAGGGGTCGATCGCCTGAGAGGGCGGACAGGAATTACCGCAGCCAAGATTCTACCCCAGAACCGCCCAGGTCTCGCAGCCTGGGACGAGACATCTCCCCGATCAGAAGCCCCAGAAGGGAAGACTCGGAGGACGAAGAGGATGACGATTTCTTTGTTGCGCAGAAGGTGAAGGAGTACTACAGCACGATCAAGAGCAACAACAGTCGCCCCGCCCAGCCGTTTGTCCCAGAACCTAAGAAGACCTACAAGGACAGCCCCAGGGACCTGAGCATCTGA
- the magi1b gene encoding membrane-associated guanylate kinase, WW and PDZ domain-containing protein 1b isoform X3: MSNPALRKNHWTSRLNECSVSKDAHGDLNVPLRGGAEKGEFAFIAPLKQNQVLYNSGQLNDGELLLEVENLPVSGLPMYDVQTFIKNCKGPIRLKAVRPGNKLTKDLKHYLSQRFQKSSADHELQQIIRDNLYRHAVPCTTRLPREGEVPGVDYNFLSVQAFLELEKSGTLLEIGTYDGNYYGTPKPPLQPPGGKVITNSSGGDATRPDGLSGSLPGSQESTPRRTKSYNDMHNAGIVPGELPLEDDEDLPDMISSYTGESSDLDEIHRSVRPFTPRQSDPSYLGINPLPPATTESTQQTHPNLSHPPPEDPQGPLPDNWEMAYTENGEVYFIDHNTKTTSWIDPRCLDKPQKPLEECEDDEGVHTEELDNDPELPPGWEKIDDPVYGVYYVDHINRKTQYENPVLEAKKRRQVDQQQPQPQSQQPPEEWIEDSTFAGAPLTSYTANHQETYRDPSTGPTVPMGQKRGKPFFTRNRSELKGTFINTKLKKSRRGFGFTVVGGDEPDEFLQIKSLVLDGPAALDGKMETGDVIVSVNDTCVLGYTHAQVVKIFQSIPIGSMVNLELCRGYPLPFDPDDPNTSLVTSVAILDNKDPIIVNGQEASNNTYELPPSHSSQNSIVGSINGGVALNGLPRPHSPSVEVASDTSSQHGYPSDVVTLASSIATQPELITVHMEKGDKGFGFTIADSLGGGGQRVKQIVDYPRCRGLREGDIIVEVNKRNVQSMSHNQVVDLLSKCPKGSEVTMLVQRGVVPTKKSPKLDDFEMAPPYRDYTRMQLSRKDSQNSSQHSVSSHRSAHTDSPLHSSLGPPHSESVAPPVPSQPLPGLPPQDSLADGTITRKPDPFKIWAQSRSMYESRLPDFQEQDIFLWRKDTGFGFRILGGNEEGEPIYIGHIVKYGAADEDGRLRSGDELISVDGTAVVGKSHQLVVQLMQQAAKQGHVNLTVRRKTSYAVKAEGDVPPSPASSHHSSTQAPSLTEEIGKRTPQGSQNSLNTVSSGSGSTSGIGSGGGPGGSANAVVAVPAATTSTQPPNLTSSAPVSALQPYDVEIRRGENEGFGFVIVSSVSRPEAGTTFGRIIEGSPADRCGKLKVGDRILAVNQCSITNKSHSDIVNLIKEAGNTVTLRIIPGDESSNASLLTNAEKIATITTTHTGQQQAAPEARNNTKPKQESFDFKAPQAPPPQPPTQVSAQDSEFYSVDLDRDSKGFGFSLRGGREYNMDLYVLRLAEDGAAVRNGKMRVGDEILEINGESTKGMKHSRAIELIKSGGRRVHLVLKRGDGSVPEYDGTPNDNSTTTGLQNAAEVNSLPFNEPSEQSLTPEPQNSSRRRKEATHQSSGTGKHHSHHRHRSPHKKSGTGKHKRTKSPRKVNSLFKKKKDEKGKSGQRHHSRGHHHGRRRSPEKGYKRSRSAENALDGRHGGGHRHGRSPERHRGHNTRHRSPRRSPYRSPRGSPYRSPRGSPYRSPRRSPYRSPPRYRSPNRSRHRSPNRRHAHSHDPYRRYNSPQRAGPRGNEKPAPVEAVLKEPSRSPEPSLNFEDTILREPPALVRLNRVAGEERPFVNDSLLTRASTMERAFGGDSLLRDISRNPRDNYRNASLPRVRTPDSDLAYNRYSSLLRGRSPERADRNYRSQDSTPEPPRSRSLGRDISPIRSPRREDSEDEEDDDFFVAQKVKEYYSTIKSNNSRPAQPFVPEPKKTYKDSPRDLSI; this comes from the exons GTACAACCCGACTCCCTCGTGAAGGAGAAGTCCCTGGTGTGGACTACAACTTTCTATCAGTTCAAGCCTTTTTGGAGTTAGAGAAGAGTGGAACCTTGTTGGAAATAGGAACATATGACG GAAACTATTATGGGACACCCAAGCCGCCGTTGCAGCCCCCTGGTGGGAAAGTGATTACCAATAGCAGCGGTGGTGATGCCACACGGCCAGACGGGCTCAGCGGTAGCCTGCCAGGCTCGCAAGAATCCACGCCCCGACGCACCAAGTCCTACAATGACATGCACAATGCTGGAATAGTGCCTGGAGAACTACCGctggaggacgacgaggaccTCCCTGACATGATCAGTAGCTATACAG GAGAATCAAGTGATTTAGACGAGATTCATCGCTCGGTGAGACCCTTCACCCCTCGCCAGAGTGACCCCTCCTACCTTGGGATAAACCCCTTACCACCGGCCACCACGGAGAGCACTCAGCAGACACACCCTAACCTGAGCCATCCTCCCCCGGAGGACCCTCAGGGACCCCTGCCTGacaactgggagatggcctacaCAGAGAATGGAGAGGTCTATTTTATAGA CCACAATACAAAGACCACCTCTTGGATAGACCCTCGTTGCCTGGACAAACCTCAAAAACCGCTGGAAGAATGTGAAGATGATG AAGGTGTTCATACGGAGGAGCTGGACAATGATCCGG AGCTTCCACCCGGATGGGAGAAAATAGATGATCCGGTGTACGGGGTCTACTATGTTGA TCATATCAACAGGAAGACCCAGTATGAGAACCCTGTACTGGAGGCTAAGAAACGTAGGCAAGTGGACCAGCAACAGCCTCAACCACAAAGCCAGCAGCCACCTGAAG AATGGATTGAGGATTCGACATTTGCTGGGGCACCTCTAACAAGTTATACTGCCAACCACCAAGAGACCTACAGGGACCCTTCTACTGGACCTACAGTGCCAATGGGACAAAAAC gtgGAAAACCTTTCTTTACCCGAAACCGATCTGAACTGAAGGGAACTTTCATCAATACCAAGCTGAAAAAGAGCCGGAGAGGTTTCGGTTTCACTGTAGTGGGAGGCGACGAGCCAGACGAATTCCTGCAAATCAAGAGTCTTGTCCTTGATGGACCCGCCGCCCTTGACGGCAAAATGGAGACAG GTGACGTGATAGTGAGTGTCAATGACACGTGTGTGCTTGGCTACACCCATGCACAAGTTGTAAAGATCTTCCAGTCAATTCCAATTGGCTCAATGGTCAACTTGGAGCTGTGCCGGGGTTACCCACTCCCCTTTGATCCCGATGACCCCAACACAAGCTTGGTTACCTCAGTCGCCATTCTCGACAACAAGGATCCCATCATTGTCAATGGGCAAGAGGCCTCCAACAATACCTACGAATTGCCACCTAGTCACAGCAGTCAGAACAGCATCGTTGGCTCAATTAACGGCGGGGTGGCCCTCAATGGCCTCCCGCGACCTCACAGCCCCTCTGTGGAAGTGGCCTCGGACACCTCATCCCAACATGGCTACCCTAGTGATGTGGTCACGCTGGCCTCCTCCATTGCAACACAACCAGAGCTCATAACTGTACACATGGAGAAAGGAGACAAGGGCTTCGGCTTCACCATCGCCGATAGCCTCGGAGGGGGAGGCCAAAGAGTGAAACAAATTGTGGACTATCCGCGCTGTCGTGGACTCCGAGAAGGAGACATCATCGTGGAGGTGAACAAGAGGAATGTGCAGAGTATGTCTCACAACCAGGTGGTTGACTTACTCAGCAAGTGTCCCAAAGGCAGCGAAGTCACCATGTTGGTGCAGAGAG GAGTGGTGCCTACAAAGAAGAGCCCAAAACTG gATGATTTTGAGATGGCCCCTCCATACAGAGATTACACTAGGATG CAATTGTCAAGGAAAGACAGCCAGAACAGCTCACAGCACAGTGTTTCCAGCCACCGGAGTGCCCACACAGACTCACCTTTACACTCCTCCCTGGGACCCCCGCACAGCGAGAGCGTCGCTCCTCCAGTACCTTCGCAGCCCCTTCCGGGTCTTCCACCCCAGGACTCCCTGGCCGACGGGACCATCACGAGAAAACCTGATCCCTTTAAGATTTGGGCCCAGTCCAGGAGCATGTATGAAAGTAGGC TTCCAGACTTCCAGGAGCAGGATATTTTCCTCTGGAGGAAGGACACAGGGTTTGGGTTCAGAATTCTCGGAGGAAACGAGGAAGGAGAACCC ATATACATTGGCCACATTGTGAAGTACGGCGCTGCAGACGAGGATGGCCGCTTGAGATCTGGAGATGAGCTCATAAGTGTGGATGGCACAGCTGTGGTTGGCAAATCGCACCAATTGGTGGTGCAACTGATGCAGcaggcagccaagcagggtcaCGTCAACCTCACTGTGCGACGCAAAACTAGCTACGCCG TTAAAGCTGAGGGAGACGTACCCCCATCCCCCGCTTCATCCCACCATAGTAGCACCCAGGCACCGAGCCTGACAGAAGAGATAGGAAAGCGAACGCCACAAGGCAGCCAGAACTCCCTCAACACAGTTAGTTCAGGCAGCGGTTCCACCTCTGGCATTGGCAGCGGTGGAGGTCCTGGGGGTAGTGCTAACGCTGTGGTCGCCGTGCCAGCTGCCACCACCTCGACCCAGCCACCCAACTTAACCTCCAGCGCCCCAGTCTCTGCCCTGCAGCCTTATGATGTAGAGATCCGCCGCGGTGAGAACGAGGGATTTGGATTCGTCATTGTGTCTTCAGTGTCACGGCCTGAGGCTGGGACCACCTTTG GGCGGATCATTGAGGGAAGCCCTGCAGACCGCTGTGGGAAACTGAAGGTTGGAGATCGCATTCTGGCCGTGAACCAATGCTCCATCACCAACAAATCCCACTCAGACATTGTCAACCTCATCAAGGAAGCCGGGAATACTGTTACACTGCGCATCATTCCTGGAGATG AGTCATCAAATGCATCTTTATTGACCAATGCGGAGAAAATTGCCACTATCACCACCACTCACACGGGCCAGCAGCAGGCAGCACCAGAGGCCAG GAACAATACTAAACCAAAACAAGAGTCATTTGATTTTAAAGCCCCTCAAGCGCCTCCCCCACAACCCCCAACACAAGTCTCAGCCCAG GATTCAGAGTTTTACTCTGTAGACTTGGACAGAGATAGCAAAGGCTTCGGCTTCAGTCTGCGGGGAGGAAGAGAATACAACATGGACCTTTACGTACTGAGACTTGCTGAGGATGGAGCAGCTGTCCGCAACGGGAAAATGAGG GTTGGCGATGAGATCTTAGAGATCAATGGCGAGAGCACTAAGGGCATGAAGCATTCCCGAGCTATCGAGCTCATCAAGAGTGGCGGGCGACGTGTCCATCTGGTGCTGAAGAGAGGTGATGGCTCAGTGCCGGAATATG ACGGCACCCCTAACGACAACAGCACAACCACAGGGTTACAAAACGCTGCGGAAGTGAACTCTCTGCCCTTCAATGAGCCGTCGGAACAAAGTCTCACCCCAGAACCCCAAAACTCATCCCGGAGAAGGAAGGAGGCCACTCATCAATCTTCAGGCACTGGCAAACATCATTCTCATCACCGCCACCGCTCTCCTCACAAGAAAAGCGGCACAGGAAAACACAAAAGGACAAAATCTCCCAGAAAGGTCAATAGCCTTTTTAAGAAGAAGAAGGATGAAAAGGGAAAATCTGGCCAGCGACATCATTCTAGAGGGCACCACCACGGTCGCCGCCGCTCTCCTGAAAAGGGGTACAAACGGTCTCGCAGCGCAGAGAACGCTCTGGATGGCCGTCACGGTGGGGGGCACCGCCACGGTCGCTCCCCCGAAAGACACCGTGGTCACAACACTCGCCACCGCTCTCCTCGTCGCTCCCCATACCGTTCACCTCGAGGCTCCCCATACCGCTCGCCTCGAGGCTCCCCATACCGTTCGCCTCGGCGCTCCCCTTACCGCTCACCTCCCCGTTACAGATCACCCAATCGCTCTCGCCACCGTTCCCCCAACCGACGCCATGCTCACTCCCACGACCCTTACCGTAGATACAACTCCCCGCAGAGAGCTGGGCCGCGGGGCAACGAGAAGCCGGCTCCGGTCGAGGCGGTATTGAAGGAGCCGTCTAGGTCTCCTGAACCGAGCCTCAATTTTGAAGACACCATCCTGCGTGAACCCCCCGCCCTCGTCCGTCTCAACAGGGTGGCCGGGGAAGAGCGCCCTTTTGTGAATGATAGCCTCCTGACGAGAGCTTCCACTATGGAGAGAGCCTTTGGCGGGGACAGCCTGCTGAGGGACATTTCCCGTAACCCCAGAGACAACTACAGAAACGCCTCCCTGCCTAGAGTCCGCACCCCTGACTCTGACTTGGCTTACAACAGATACAGCTCGCTGCTAAGGGGTCGATCGCCTGAGAGGGCGGACAGGAATTACCGCAGCCAAGATTCTACCCCAGAACCGCCCAGGTCTCGCAGCCTGGGACGAGACATCTCCCCGATCAGAAGCCCCAGAAGGGAAGACTCGGAGGACGAAGAGGATGACGATTTCTTTGTTGCGCAGAAGGTGAAGGAGTACTACAGCACGATCAAGAGCAACAACAGTCGCCCCGCCCAGCCGTTTGTCCCAGAACCTAAGAAGACCTACAAGGACAGCCCCAGGGACCTGAGCATCTGA